The following are encoded in a window of Phocoena phocoena chromosome 2, mPhoPho1.1, whole genome shotgun sequence genomic DNA:
- the SKIC8 gene encoding superkiller complex protein 8 isoform X1, with protein sequence MTNQYSILFKQEQAHDDAIWSVAWGTNKKENSEAVVTGSLDDLVKVWKWRDEKLDLQWSLEGHQLGVVSVDISHTLPIAASSSLDAHIRLWDLENGKQIKSIDAGPVDAWTLAFSPDSQYLATGTHVGKVNIFGVESGKKEYSLDTRGKFILSIAYSPDGKYLASGAIDGIINIFDIATGKLLHTLEGHAMPIRSLTFSPDSQLLVTASDDGYIKIYDVQHANLAGTLSGHASWVLNVAFCPDDTHFVSSSSDKSVKVWDVGTRTCVHTFFDHQDQVWGVKYNGNGSKIVSVGDDQEIHIYDCPI encoded by the exons ATGACCAACCAG tACAGTATTCTCTTCAAACAAGAGCAAG CCCATGATGATGCCATTTGGTCAGTTGCCTGGGGgacaaacaagaaagaaaactctgaGGCAGTGGTCACAGGATCCCTGGATGACCTGGTGAAGGTCTGGAAATG GCGTGATGAGAAGCTGGACCTACAGTGGAGTCTGGAGGGCCATCAGCTGGGTGTGGTGTCTGTGGACATCAGCCACACCCTGCCCATTGCTGCGTCCAGTTCTCTTGATGCTCATATTCGTCTCTGGGACTTGGAAAACGGCAAACAGATAAAGTCTATAGATGCAGGACCTG tggaTGCCTGGACTTTGGCCTTTTCTCCTGATTCCCAGTATCTGGCCACAGGAACTCATGTGGGGAAAGTGAACATTTTTGGTGTGGAAAGTGGGAAAAAGGAATATTCTTTGGACACAAGAGGAAAATTCATTCTTAGTATTGCATAT AGTCCTGATGGGAAGTATCTGGCCAGTGGAGCCATAGACGGAATCATCAATATTTTTGATATTGCAACCGGGAAACTTCTGCACACGCTGGAAG GCCACGCTATGCCCATTCGCTCCTTGACTTTTTCCCCGGATTCGCAGCTCCTTGTCACTGCTTCAGATGATGGCTACATCAAGATCTATGATGT ACAGCACGCTAACTTGGCTGGCACTTTGAGTGGCCACGCATCCTGGGTGCTGAACGTTGCATTTTGTCCTGATGACACACACTTTGTTTCCAG ctcatctgacaaaagtgtaaaaGTTTGGGATGTTGGAACGAGGACTTGTGTTCACACCTTCTTTGATCACCAGGATCAG gTCTGGGGAGTAAAATACAATGGAAATGGCTCAAAGATTGTGTCTGTCGGAGATGATCAGGAAATTCACATCTACGATTGTCCAATTTAA
- the SKIC8 gene encoding superkiller complex protein 8 isoform X2, which translates to MTNQYSILFKQEQVDAWTLAFSPDSQYLATGTHVGKVNIFGVESGKKEYSLDTRGKFILSIAYSPDGKYLASGAIDGIINIFDIATGKLLHTLEGHAMPIRSLTFSPDSQLLVTASDDGYIKIYDVQHANLAGTLSGHASWVLNVAFCPDDTHFVSSSSDKSVKVWDVGTRTCVHTFFDHQDQVWGVKYNGNGSKIVSVGDDQEIHIYDCPI; encoded by the exons ATGACCAACCAG tACAGTATTCTCTTCAAACAAGAGCAAG tggaTGCCTGGACTTTGGCCTTTTCTCCTGATTCCCAGTATCTGGCCACAGGAACTCATGTGGGGAAAGTGAACATTTTTGGTGTGGAAAGTGGGAAAAAGGAATATTCTTTGGACACAAGAGGAAAATTCATTCTTAGTATTGCATAT AGTCCTGATGGGAAGTATCTGGCCAGTGGAGCCATAGACGGAATCATCAATATTTTTGATATTGCAACCGGGAAACTTCTGCACACGCTGGAAG GCCACGCTATGCCCATTCGCTCCTTGACTTTTTCCCCGGATTCGCAGCTCCTTGTCACTGCTTCAGATGATGGCTACATCAAGATCTATGATGT ACAGCACGCTAACTTGGCTGGCACTTTGAGTGGCCACGCATCCTGGGTGCTGAACGTTGCATTTTGTCCTGATGACACACACTTTGTTTCCAG ctcatctgacaaaagtgtaaaaGTTTGGGATGTTGGAACGAGGACTTGTGTTCACACCTTCTTTGATCACCAGGATCAG gTCTGGGGAGTAAAATACAATGGAAATGGCTCAAAGATTGTGTCTGTCGGAGATGATCAGGAAATTCACATCTACGATTGTCCAATTTAA